AGTCACGACTCATAGAAGCATACGTTATTCAATGTCAGGCTGAAGCTCAAGAAGGTATCCTAAATattgtaagatttttttaaatgaaagtctaTATTGTCATTGAATTCCTCTTTAAAAATCAGAcgttgggcactgtggcttatgcatgtagtcccagcactttgggaggtcaaggtgggcagatcacttgagcccaggagttcaagaccagcctgggcaatgtggcaaaaccccagctccacagcaaatacaaaaattagctgggcatggtggcacatgcctgtagtctcagcttcccacgaggctgagatgggaaggatcgcttgagcctgggaggtcaaagctgtagTAAGGCAGaaccatgccactacacttcaccctgggcaacagtgtgataccctgtttcaaaaaaattaattaataaataaaaatcagaattaacTAGAATCAGGTTTtagattttgagaaatttttgaatGAGGAATAAGTTTACCTTTAGCATTTGCCTTCACTCTTAGTTAGCAGGAAAAAGGCCTTACAGTTTAATGGCTCTTTTTAAGAGGATTTTGATTTCACGTTATTTCTGACAGTACAACATTAATTCTTTAATTCgtcttttctgtctctcctgtgctcattcttttttctctttcactctttGGCTTACCTTAAAGTCTTCACTTTTCAATGGCAAGTAATAATGACACTCAGCCTGAAACAGTTAAGAAACTTTGTAGGCTTtcgtttttctttatttcaaactcTAGTGTTCCTCTGAAGATGGCtgggctggtggctcacacctgtaatcccagcagtttgggaggccgaggcaggagaattgcttgagcccaggagtttgagaccagcctaggcagtatggcaagacctccatctctataaaaagttatttaaaaaattagccagttggctgggcgtggtggtggctcacgcctgtaatctcagtgctttgggtggcctaggcaagcggatcacctgaggtcgggagttcgacaccagcctgaccaacatggaaaaaccctgtctctactaaaaaatacaaaattagctgggcatggtgccgtatgcctgcagtcccagctacacaggaggctgaggcaagagaatcccttgaacctggggggtggaggttgcagtgagctgagatcacgccattgcactctagtctggtcaacaagagtaaaactccatctcaaaaaaaagaaaaagaaattagccaggtgccatggcatacacctgtaatctcagccacttgggagactgaggcagaaggatcacttgagcccaagggctgcagtaagccatgatcaagccactgcactccagcttgggtgacagcaagaccctgtctcgaaaaaaaggATTTGCTGTTAGGTCATGCTGTTTTGTAGTAGTGATTCTCTATGATTAGCTAGTAATTCACTGatgatttatttaaagaaatggcATCAGAACCAACAAgctcagtgttttttgtttgttaatgtttgcattttctgTAACTTTGCATGTTAAAACGTTTAACAAACTGTATTAAAATCCCAGAGAGATTGTCAGACTGTCTTTTGCTATTATAATTAAGTTTAGGATGAATAGAGTGAACTTAATTATAGATTCACTTTATTGTGTTTGGTTACAGTAACAATTGCTCGAGCAATTGAACTAAAACATGCTCCTGGACTAATTGCTGCACTGGCGTATGAAACAGCCAATTTCTATCAAAAAGCTGGTAAGCTTCtaattctgttttacattttttagtctTTAGCTTTTCAGATTTATTTGATCTTGAATTAATAGGGAACAAAACAAAAGGTTTCTCAGATTCTGTCATTATTTGCAAAACTGGAGTAATACTTTATCGCATTTAAAATAGAGCTGTTCATATTTCGTATGCTACATAACTTATAATGGAAGGGAAAATCAGTGATGTCTAATAACATTATACAgctttttttgcttaaaaattttttttggtctttataACAATCTTATAGTTACTATGCTTTAGACAAGAATCCGAAATCCAGAGAGTTAACATGACCCGTAATTTAACTGCTAGAAAGTGGGAGATTGGGCGTAGAACACAGCTACTGTGATAAGCCTGTTActcttcatttacttatttaggaaacatgcatgtgtttttatttatggGATAGTTACTGTTTTTGTTGCTAAGGAGAGGTAAATAGAAAAGATTTGCAGTTTAGGGAAGAAGAACATGTCACCCCATTATTATATCCTGAAGTAAGACACCACAGCAGTGAATTAGGAACCTTAACAAGCTGGGCATGCTAGAGAAGGACTCTAGAAGAAGATGCTTTAGTCTTATTGTGAAGTGTAAATAAAAGTCTTATGTTTCCTAGGAAGCTTTAGAGTTTGGGTGTAGAATTCTATAGTAAGTATGGACATAAGAAAGAACTTAGCACATTCTGGAAACTTCAGACAGTTGCTTTTACCTGAAAGACAGGATGAGTGGTAggagaaaagtttgaaaaagtATGCTTGCTTGGGAATCAAACATTGGTTTGTAAGCCTTTGACCTTTCATTCTGTAGATACTTGGGATCTGTTAGAATACTAAAAGGCTGACTTGATTGGATTTGAATTTAAGGAAGGTCCCTATAGTTGCAGTATTAGAGAAAGGCTTGCTCCATGAAGGAGTAATAGGCTAACTTAACTTAGCACTTAAGAAATTCTTCAAGTTTATGAAGGAAATGATGAAAGCTTTGGCAAATACAGCAAAGTagcaaataggaaaaaatagatTTGAGAGATGTTTGGTAGAAGGATATGTGagtgaatatgtgtgtgttttatataaaattcagtgATGGGGTTGGAGAGGAGAGTATCCTGTTTCTGACTTGTGACTAGTCTACTATTTGCTATATTATATACgttttttaaattagctaataTAATGGTATAAACAGTATTCACTTTGAAGTTCTTGGTCACAATCTGTTTTTATCATTATCTTTAACTTAAAGTTGTATTAACCATCAAATCAAAGAGCTGCCATAGTATTTAACCAATCTTGTGTAACTGAAAGTATAGATTTGGGAAAATCAAgtaaagatgttttttaaaaaaaaaaaattaaattcttgaGTTTTAGACTTGAATGGCattctttctgcttttatcaTCAGAACACATGAACTAAAAGTCTTCTAGTGAATCAGGGTgaaattatattttgctttttaaaatgtaactttagATCATACTTTATCCAGTTTGGAGCCTGCATATTCTGccaaatggagaaaatatctTCACTTGAAGATGTGTTTCTACACAGCTTATGTAAGTATTCATAATGCTAAAAACAATGTAAATTATTGTTTCTCCAGTCCTTGGAGTGCCAGGTCTCTCATCTCACCAGAGTCTTTCATTAGCATTTTACAAATAATGGACAGCTAACTCACAGTAAATGTTCACTGAGAGTCAGTGCAACCATTGTGAACTAAAGTGGGTGGAAAGAGATGATGTAGGATTGTAGAAGTGGATTATAGCAATAGAATTATTGTTTGATTCAAAACCCACTTTCGGCATACTTAATGAAATTCTTTCAGTTGTTTCATTCTGTGCATTGAGAAACATATTTACTAATTCTAATATTAAGACATACCACACAATAAATCACCTAGCTTAGTGAAGAACCATCAATAAACATCATTTTGGAAGTTACGTATCAGTCTGTTATACCCACCAAACTTAATTGTTTTGTTAATTAGAGTATCATATGAGAGATCATCAAAAACCTTTTTCAGGTCTGAGTAGATAATATTTCTTATGCCTCCTTCTTCCTCTGCATTAGCACAGTTTCCTCCTTTATCTactatttcctaattttaaatacagatttcGGCAGATAACTTTTGCTCAGTACATGGTTAGAAGGCTGTTTTGGCTCAAGACTTGACATATTTCCACCTTTTCTATGAACAAAGGTTGGGGAAGAGCTTACTCAAGTAAAGAAATGTAAGGGATTGCATTGATACTTCAGTGTGTGAAGATACTAATTTATCTGATagatacataaaacaataatagGGGAAAGCATCTTGAAGGgagagaatgaataaaaatttgtttatttcatcagGCTTACTGTTACCATGGTGAGACTTTATTGGCTAGTGATAAGTGCGGTGAAGCAATCAGGTCTCtccaagaagcagaaaaatgtgagTATTCCTGCCAGAATATTAACtcgtctttaaaaaacaaatgactttATCACAAAAGGGAATATgtgcttaaagagattttggctGAGTTCATGAAAGGGAAATGGGAATGGGTGACATAATtggacaaaagaaataaatgtttcaaaaaccTAGAACCGTAGAAAATCCACACCTTCTACTTACAGTATTATTATTGGTATTGCTATTATATTAGGTAAAGAGCAGCAAATGTCTTACCACTTCCAATTTAAAGCCTTATAGGGATAAATGGGCCATGTTAATTATAATCAAAAGACTTTATATCTCTTTCACATGCAGTGTATGCAAAGGCGGAAGCACTGTGTAAAGAATATGGAGAAACCAAAGGACCTGGACCAACAGTCAAACCGTCAGGACATCTGTTCTTTCGGAAACTTGGAAACGTTGTGAAGAACACCTTAGAAAAATGTCAGAGAGAAAATGGATTTATGTGAGTACAgcttaatattattttagtaatattaatattattgatattgatttataattaaaatactagTATTTTAGTAATACCATTTTTGTTAGTCTCTATTCCCAAAAGTTTTATGCTGAATAGCACTTatgggctaggcgtggtggctcacgactgtaatcccagcactctgggaggccagagtggattaatcccttgagcccaggagtttgagaccagcctgggcaacttggcaaaacctctctttacagaaaatacaaataaattagctgggcatggtggcacacgtctataatccaagctactcaggaggatgaggtgggagaatcatctgaggctgggaagtcaaggctgcactgagccattaTTGAGTCAtggcactcccgcctgggcaagagtgagacactgtctcaaatatatatagtgtttacatttcacattaattttctctttaaattggTGATAAAGTTCAATTGTGTAGGGCCTTTTATTCTACTTAGGATGATAATATATAAAAGCagactttaaaattaaaacatgagtTGTTAACGTAGAGTTCACTTCATTAGGACACTCACAGTATCCTGATTTTCTCTTAACTCTGTTTCCCTGCCGTTCTTCCtccatatgttttaaatatatcttcTCAACCTCCTTTGCATATTCATCTCACTCTGGTTTTTAcctataaagaaggaaaatacattttctctccagtttttcttgtttttttttcaagaggTTTTCCATTATTAAATCAGTGCTGTTCAAACTGTAGATCACTATCTGTGTAGGTGGGTAGACTCAATCTCATTCCTGCTTTTATCTCCTTACACTCTTCCCCTTATGTTCTTCATCTAGTCATACTGAGCTTTTCACTTCCTTAAACATGCCTAGTTCACCTTTAATCACTTCCTTTGGAAGTCACAGAACTTAATTCTGGGTTAATTCCCCTTGTCTGCATTCTCATGGCACTCTACATCCATGGTAGCTCCAATTGCATTGCATTGTAATTGACaaaatttcttgactttttcacTTTTCTACATGAGGCAGAAAAACCTCTTATCCATCATTAAATTGTCATTGTCCCAAACAGGACCTTGAACATACTAGGCACTCaaataatgaacaaatgaatgaattgctatttaaattactttttgcaGTTACTTTCAAAAAATTCCAACAGAAGCCCCACAGCTGGAACTCAAAGCAAATTATGGTCTCGTAGAGCCTGTACCTTTCGAATTTCCTCCTACAAGTGCTCAGTGGACACCAGAAACATTGGCTGCATTTGATCTCACCAAAAGACCCAAGGATGACAGtgtatgagattttttttttttctctctcattcacagaagtttaaaggaaaattcaGAGTTcgcattttgatatttttctctaaatagaTACATATCTTTGTCTAAATGTTAAGTTAGCTAGTTATAGTGCTTAGTGTAATCTGTGGTAGAACACTCTCAGAGGTAAGACCTCTAAGCCTTAAATGTCTTCTGATTTTCTACGTAATGACATTCTTTTCAACACATTATCTTGCCTCTTTACAACTTGTCAGTGCCTCCTTTAAGAAGAATGTGGGAGAAAAGATCATCCATGTTTGTATTGCTATGGCAATACTCTGTTTTAGCAAATTGCAGAGTGTTTGAAGATTTGGCCTAATTTCAGTATTCTGTGAATCCAGGGGcaaaataagaatgcttttatttattgatatcTAAGTACATCTTGGTGTTCTAAATCAAATGGTAAATTAAGTGGAAATTTTGAGGTCTAACTACCAAAACACTAGGGATTTGTGACAAATGAACAGGAATTATTTTACAGCCATTGCTCTTTTCTTGAGATTGAGTTGTATTTATCTAATTTCCTCtccatattaaaatttattccttaaaataaCTATATTCTGTTCAGCTATAAAATAATGCCCTAAGAGACAGCCTATTGCTGTCATAAGTTATGTCTAAGCTTTAGGGTTCTACATGTATAGATAGTTCACTTAGAAAAGAGCGTGGAGTAGGAGTACCAGTATTTTGATTTTTGCCTACCAAACTAGGttttcatctctactgaaatgtTGTTTTCTGATTATATCTTAAAATGAATTGGTCTATAGTTTCTGGAAATAGCTTTGTCAGTATCCgtgttatataatttaatatagcATCTTTTAAAAGTCTGAAGTGGAAAAGATTTGGTGTTTGTTTTCTCAATCTTAGTTTATGTACTTAAACTGTGGTTTTTTTCTCCCTAGACTAAACCCAAACCAGAAGAAGAAGTGAAACCCGTGAAAGAACCAGATATTAAACCTCAAAAGGACACTGGGTGCTACATCTCCTAAAATACTCCTGAAATACAGTTTGCACTTAGAATTTCTCTAACAGGAGATAAGATAAACCACAGAATTTCAGTTCTTATTTCTCAAAATGATTTCTCTGAAGCTTGTAGAATAACTATTACATTCAGAGGGTTATCTGCCTTCAGCTTACTTGTTCTTGATTTTTAATACAGTGgagatgtttctttgttttcagccTCTCCTTTTTAATCAGGACAACATTTGAAAGATTTTATTGTGCCTCTAAAGGGTATATTTGGGTATTTGGGGGTTGGGTCTTTTTGTTAAACTCTGGATAGTAATAAGTTTCAGGTCAATATAGGCCCAAATCATGTGGTTTcaggtatgtttttctttttctttttttttttttttttttttttttttgagactgattctccctctgttgcccaggctggagtgcaggggcatgatctcggctcactgcaaccctccgcctcctggattcaagtgattctcctgccttagcctccctagtagctgggattacaggcacataccaccacacccagataacttttgtatttttagtagagacgtgatttcaccacgttgtccaggctagtctcgaactcctgacctcagctgatctgcccgccttggcctcccaaagtgctgggattacaggcgtgagccactgcgcctggcctcagatATGTTTTTctatctacacacaaaaaaaatttattttccttcctcttaCTTGATATCAGAATAATGACAGGAATCAGTTTTTAACAGAGATAGTTTTTCCATTTCTCCGTTGTGTTAATCAGAGCACAGACTTACATTCTCAGTCATTTATCTTTTCTGGTGGGGGATAAAAAGTCACTTATagttaaagatgagaaaattatcACACCAAATCCTTTACATATGTTAGAATCAATAATTTActaaaaaatcagtttttataGGTATGTTGGGACCTTATCCAAGAACTTATCCCTGTTCCAGTAGCCCCATGCTTCATTCAGTATCAGTAACCCTGCAATGATTTTTACAAATATCTTTTCTAGTGCGTTTTTTACTTAGAGGACTGAACTTTGTAATAGCTCttaatgtttatatataagaGAAGACAGAATGGAAAATGTTTTTTGAAGTCAAATATTGCGTGAtgtaaagaaaaaactttaaacttAAATGAGTAGATTGTCCTGAATTACACTGGTAACTCTATACTTCTTTATTAAAGAAGTTACAGTAAGATGCCTTTGTTACCTGATTTCAGTGTACATTGTTTTTATGTGGTTTTCTGATAATGTCCTGTCAGAATTGTATTGGTTTAGGCCAAAGGCCATAGCAAAAACAGAGAACAAATATAGATACAATATGATCTTAAAAATAGATTGTAGCATTTTAAACAATTAGTTTAGTAATTTGGGAAATAGTGGATGCATAATACTTTAGCAGAAGTCACACATCTGTAGGTTTATCTTTTGATTATTCTGGGGCAttagataatttttctattataagtGACAGATTGATTCacttaatataaataatacaagtAGCATACACTAAaagcttactgtgtgccagatactgtgctgGACACTTACATAGATAAGCCATTGAATCCACAAAGCAGCCCTGTGAGAAATAAGTAAAATCTGCATAAAGTGTTGAAATAGGAATATGcatttcattatgaaaaatgAGTAATTATGCCAATCTGAATCAATACAGCATTCAAATAAGGGATTACTTACATCATATATCATAGTTTACACTCCTTAAAAAAAGGTACATAAATTCAGTGAGgtttttttcttaacatataGAAATACTAAGTACTGCTTGcaacataatattaatatttgaagcTGTAGTTTCCAGAATAAGTGGAGTAATAACTAAACAGGcacttaattttatttcagtatctaTGGAAAAAATACTTCATTACATCTCTATTTTATGTTGTCTTTATTACAGAATCACTTGTCTGTTTGTTGTGTGCCACTTACTGACAAAACTTCAAATAGTACTTGATGTCAGCTCTTTACTCTCTTGGCTGTGGGACCTATTTCTCTTAGGTACTTGTGCTTATTAATCTACTTACTAAATTTTCACATTGACAGTTTTGGGAATAATACTACCATGTCTGAACTGGAAAATGTAATATGCTTAGTACTTGTAAAATGCAGCAATACTAGTATTACTTTACATCAGTAGGCATCTTTGACGTGAGCCGATATTTTGTTGACTCAGCAAAGGTAACACTTTGTGACTAAAGTATCccattatatataatgttttttgaAATGTTGGAAATTTTGGGAAATTATCACATATATAGAAGTTGCATGAAGGTTATAGAGAGATGTAACTATTTGTTAACTATTACATGGATTTCATAGGCAGTGACAATGTTACTTCAGCTAAAAAGTGTATAAtgggttatctttttatttatgaaaataaaagtaattttacttACAATTTCATTGAGATCTTTcattttttgacaaatatttttatacttactAAGCCAGTAACAGTTAAAACAGTGCAAAATTATTCTTCACAGTAATGTTttactaggcatggtggctcacgcctataatcccagcacttcaggaggctggggcaggaggattgcttgagcccaggagttgagaccagcctggacaacgtggtgaaaccctgtctctgcaaaatataaaaaagtcgctgagtgtggtggcacgtgcagTGAACcacagtcatgccactgcactccagcctgggcgacagagtgaggccctgcctcaaaaaaaataaaatgatagatacATTTGCATCAATTGTGTTATGCTTCATGGGTTCATTAAATATTCAACACTCCTTGACTTGTTCAGTTTCTACTTACATTTATTGGTACCTATCACTTCTTAACCTCAAAGGATTTTGATTGGCCTGTTTATGTCTCATGCTTAGTAAAATCCAACATGATGCAGTATTTGTACTATGGTATGCTAAGCTAAAGAGTTTATCATTATCTTTGTACAATAATCTGTAGAAAACTTTATTCCTTGCACACTTGAGGCAGCACTTTTAGAGTTGTATAAATGCATGTAGAAATAAAACCATATTCAGAATTCTTTTAGAGTAATCATGCTTTAGAAAATACTGCCTTTCTTATCTCTTAATGTGTGTAAAATAAACTTGGAATGTCACTTTGGGTTACCATAAGTTTGTATCTAAAGATTTTATTTGACATttgaataatttgtttaaaatttaaatttttgtttaagaatgtAGTAATAAAGGGATCAAAATAGTTAATCTGGAAGGGGAGTTGacaaattataaaacagaaaactatatTTGTGCATATCCAAAAAGCCAGAGCTATCACTTCAGCAATTTAATGTATCTAATGCCTGTGATTTTCTTGAGGTTGGTAGAATCTTATATAGTCACTTTCAGAGCACTCGCCTGAGATGTCAGACTTGAATTTGCTTCTCTAATGCAGAGCTTCTCAAGTAGTTTGTCTCGAGGCCTTCTGGGTGGCTAGCTGGACAGCACTTAAGGTGGCTGGAGCTCCCAGGCTGGTCGCCTCCAGAATTCCAAACAATTTTCTCTATCTGCCATGATGTAAAAAATGTTGGGAAACACCACAGTGGGACAGGCATGCAGGCAAGtggggtgcatgtgtgtggtttAATACTGAAAATAAGGATACAAAAATCCTGCCAGGTGATGCTCTGTAATTCTCAAGGAGCAGCAGTGAtttcttatttcacatttttcctcACTCTGCCCTTGACCCTGACACACACACTGCGAGTCACTGATTGGAGAAGGCCAGTTCCCTCAGGCGAAGGGGCCTAGAGAAATGTCAGTGAATACTGTGCTGTGAAACTGCATCTGAGGCACACAGTGGGGCTTTGGCTCTCTCCTCTCACCAGGGGTTTGACCTTTCAACCACCTAAGAAGAAGGAAAGGTGGAAGCAGGAAGGGGGACTGGTAGCTCCGGGCAAGCAACGCTCATTAGCTCCAGTGTGATGACTCAGCGTCAGTTCTCAGCTGAATTTTAACATAGtccatttgaaaacattttctagaTCAATGAAAATGGCCAAGAACTCtagaaaaatgtttaagtgtTATATACTTAAAATAGTATATTTACTTATTGAAACTGAATGCCAAGATGTAGAACTAGTGTGTTATTTTCTTGGTACAGATTACAATGCTGTGTTTCAGTGAAGGagctaattaaaatgaaatgattcaTAGATAGATGTAATCAGAAAAATCTTAAATGAAGATAGTCATTTCTAAAGTAGGAAAGAAAGACAGTTACAAGTCTGTTCttatttttccaatgttatatACCTCCTCCCACCCATTAACATTAACTACATGTATGATTCATTTGTTAAACAAATACTGAGTTCCAGCTATGTGTAAGGCATTGTAGGGGCagaagatacagcagtgaacataACAGGTAAAACCTTCCCCTTCTGCCAAGGAGTGGGacagggaggaaagggaagacaGAGACATGTGGAATATGAAGTGTTCAGCGTTGGTAAGTGctaaggagaaaaaatgaaacGGGAGGTAAGATGCAGAAGGTAGTGGTGAAGGCAATGGGAGGTTGCCTTGAAAGCGGAACTCAGCATAGTCTCCATTTGAGTTAAAGACTGGAAATGAGCAAGGAAACAGTCTAAGGAAAGAAAGACTAATAGAGCAGCCAGCACAGAGCTCTCTGCAGAGAGAGAAGGCGGACCTGTGTGATCAAGGAATTGCAGTAAGAAGACCCACGTGTTCGAGTGATGTCAGTGGAGGGAGAGTAGTACAAGATGACATCAGAAAACTCATAAGGGTTAGATATACAGCCTTTTAGGCCATTGTGAGGACTTTGGCTTTCATTCTAGGTGAGACGGGAACCCACTAGAGAGTTTTAAGCAAATaaatgacatgatctcacttaGAATTTAACAATTCTGGCTCCTTTTCGAGCATAGACTGGAGGGGGCCAATTAGGAGGCCGCTGCAATAACTAGGTGAGAGACGATAGCATGGGTGAGAGATGATAGACCGGGGTGGTGGCAGTGGAGTAATGAAAAGTATGATTCCAGAAATATCCAAGAGAATTTCCTGGCAGATTTGATGTGAGGTGTGATTAAAGAAGAGCCAAGAATGACTTTAGTGTAGTTGGCCTGATCAACTGGAAGTTGCCATTTATTGAGATGAGAAGGCTGCCAGAAGAGTAGAGGTAAATGTGTGAGTATGTGCATGCTGGGGGAATGGAGGGAGAGTTGCACTGACAGCGTGAGCAAAGATTTAGACAAATTAGGATTGAGATGTCCATTAGACAACTAAGAAGAGATGTCAAGCAGGTAGTTGGATCTATGAGATTCAGGGAAAAAGTCTGACCTGGAGAATATAAATGTTACAATCATCTGTGTGTGGATAGTATTGAAAACCATAGGGCCAAAGGAGATCATCAAGAAAGGAGATAGAAAAGAAGTCCAATCACTGAGCCCTGGggtaatacaatatttaaaaagtcagagaGATTATATGGCCTGTTAATTACATTACATACTTAGGAACTATCCTTCATAATCTATATTTGGggtttttaagaaacaaaatgtagaagtgctcccaagaattaaactgagccaggtgcagtgactcatgcctgtaatcccagcactttgggaggctgaggcaggatgatcgagtccagaagttcaagaccagcctgggcaatataggaagacttcatctctacaaaaaacccaaaaaaaaaaaaaaaaaaagaaaagaaaagaaaggctgggcatgtggcacacacctgtgggaggttgaagttgcaccactgcactccagcctgggcaaaagcaagactgtgtctcaaaaaaagaaaaaaaattaaactgaagcCAAAAGAAGATCACTTAGAAAACATCCACATCTAGGTGTGAAGCTAGCAGTTCTCCCAAGGTTTTTGTAAATAAGTTGAGTTCCAAGCTGTTCACTATTGAGACCCCTCTGTGTGACATGCACTGATTACAAAGATGAATTTTGCATAGCATATTCTAAAATG
The genomic region above belongs to Piliocolobus tephrosceles isolate RC106 chromosome 1, ASM277652v3, whole genome shotgun sequence and contains:
- the BROX gene encoding BRO1 domain-containing protein BROX, which gives rise to MTHWFHRNPLKATAPVSFNYYGVVTGPSASKICSDLRSSRARLLELFTDLNCNPEMMKNAADSYFSLLQGFINSLDESTQESKLRYIQNFKWTDTLQGQVPSAQQDAVFELISMGFNVALWYTKYASRLAGKENITEDEAKEVHRSLKIAAGIFKHLKESHTPKLITPAEKGRDLESRLIEAYVIQCQAEAQEVTIARAIELKHAPGLIAALAYETANFYQKADHTLSSLEPAYSAKWRKYLHLKMCFYTAYAYCYHGETLLASDKCGEAIRSLQEAEKLYAKAEALCKEYGETKGPGPTVKPSGHLFFRKLGNVVKNTLEKCQRENGFIYFQKIPTEAPQLELKANYGLVEPVPFEFPPTSAQWTPETLAAFDLTKRPKDDSTKPKPEEEVKPVKEPDIKPQKDTGCYIS